GCCAGAAAAGTAGCGACAAATAAAAAAGCGTTTCGTGATTATTTTATTGTTGATCAATGGGAGTGCGGGATTGCGTTATCTGGCAGCGAAGTTAAATCAATTCGAGATGATGGGATAAATTTTAAAGATAGCTTTGCCCGCATTGAGGGCAATGAAATTTTTCTTTATAATCTTCATATTAATCCATATGTTCAGGCTAGCTATCTTAATTTGGAAGCAGATAGAAAGCGCAAGCTCCTTTTGCATAAGAATGAAATCAAAAAGAT
The window above is part of the Candidatus Omnitrophota bacterium genome. Proteins encoded here:
- the smpB gene encoding SsrA-binding protein SmpB yields the protein MKARKVATNKKAFRDYFIVDQWECGIALSGSEVKSIRDDGINFKDSFARIEGNEIFLYNLHINPYVQASYLNLEADRKRKLLLHKNEIKKILGRMTQRGLALIPTKIYFNARNFVKVEIGLVKGKKLFDKRETIKKRDLDKQVDRAVRSYKPRS